A window from Chryseobacterium vaccae encodes these proteins:
- the sufD gene encoding Fe-S cluster assembly protein SufD produces the protein MALYDQIIDNHGEFLETLRHRFLDENRKEALQKFENLGFPTKKDEEYKYTSLKEITEKNYNFFPKESHNITKEQLDQLHLGEEHFDWIVFVNGKLHKELSKISIENVEFLSFNYALNDEKHKEVFDTYFNTIASKDTAFTNLNLAYCKYGFFLKVPKNVVIEKPIHVFYISQNQEENTFYNTRNLLIVEEGAKVEVIESHHNFDSTYVLTNSVTEIFTHPNAKADWHKLQNDNNTSYLIDNTFARQEKDSLTTVNTFSFGGKLVRNNLDFIHNGSNINSFMNGITIIGKDQLVDHHTAVHHNFPHCESYQNYKGIFDGNAHGVFNGKVFVDKIAQKTNAYQQNNNVLLSEGASIDTKPQLEIFADDVKCSHGCTVGQLNEDALFYLRARGISKKEAQALLLYAFANDAMQNIDIEPLKEKISKLLAEKLGVDIEF, from the coding sequence ATGGCTTTATACGATCAAATTATTGACAACCACGGTGAATTCTTGGAGACTCTTCGTCATAGATTTTTGGATGAAAACAGAAAAGAGGCGCTTCAGAAATTCGAGAACCTGGGTTTCCCTACCAAAAAAGACGAAGAATATAAATATACCAGCTTAAAAGAGATCACAGAGAAAAACTATAATTTTTTCCCGAAAGAAAGTCACAATATCACTAAAGAACAGCTTGACCAGCTTCATTTAGGTGAGGAACATTTTGACTGGATCGTTTTTGTAAATGGTAAACTTCATAAAGAACTGTCCAAAATTTCTATTGAAAATGTAGAGTTCCTTTCATTCAACTATGCTTTGAATGATGAGAAACACAAAGAGGTTTTTGACACTTATTTTAATACAATTGCTTCTAAAGACACTGCTTTCACGAACTTAAACCTTGCTTATTGCAAGTATGGATTCTTCCTGAAGGTTCCTAAAAATGTGGTCATTGAAAAACCAATCCATGTTTTTTACATTTCTCAGAACCAGGAAGAAAACACCTTCTACAATACCAGAAATTTACTGATCGTAGAAGAAGGCGCTAAGGTTGAGGTTATTGAAAGCCACCACAATTTTGACAGCACATATGTTCTGACCAACTCGGTGACTGAAATCTTTACTCATCCCAATGCAAAAGCAGACTGGCATAAGCTTCAGAATGACAACAACACGTCTTATCTTATTGACAATACTTTTGCAAGACAGGAAAAAGACAGCTTAACCACTGTAAATACCTTTTCTTTCGGGGGTAAACTGGTAAGAAACAACCTTGATTTTATTCATAACGGATCAAATATCAATTCATTCATGAATGGGATTACGATCATTGGAAAAGATCAGTTGGTTGACCATCATACAGCAGTGCACCACAACTTCCCTCACTGTGAAAGCTACCAGAACTATAAAGGGATCTTCGATGGCAATGCACACGGTGTTTTCAATGGAAAAGTTTTTGTAGATAAAATTGCCCAGAAAACCAATGCTTATCAGCAAAACAATAACGTATTGCTGAGTGAAGGCGCTTCTATCGATACTAAGCCACAGCTGGAGATTTTTGCAGATGATGTAAAATGCTCTCATGGATGTACCGTAGGCCAGCTGAATGAAGATGCTCTGTTCTATTTAAGAGCGAGAGGTATTTCTAAAAAAGAGGCGCAAGCTCTTCTTTTATATGCTTTTGCTAATGATGCGATGCAAAACATCGATATTGAACCGCTTAAAGAAAAAATATCAAAATTATTAGCGGAAAAGCTTGGAGTAGATATAGAATTTTAA
- a CDS encoding GLPGLI family protein encodes MKKLGIIALAFFMQHISAQTNRFVYQVTMKPDAENKSDIKTENAYLDISPEKSVFYSENRIKRDSIMRKAFQGGGDRVNFSREQMEGLRSNINYSVEKDKANQKTYFKDRIGRDIYSYEEDRPLNWKISSETMKIGEYKVQKAETDFAGRKWTAWFSTDLPYQDGPYKFGGLPGLIVKIEDDKGDYSFDLMKNYKITESPSLNQFGNILKVKRADYLKQQEKYKTDPMSFMMAQGGGGSGGISAPIRVGGGGRGPGGGNQNPADMKKRVEERVKEEAKKNSNPIELK; translated from the coding sequence ATGAAAAAATTAGGAATCATTGCTTTGGCGTTCTTTATGCAGCATATTTCTGCCCAAACTAATAGGTTTGTGTATCAGGTGACTATGAAACCGGATGCAGAGAACAAAAGTGATATAAAAACAGAAAATGCTTATCTTGATATTTCACCTGAAAAGTCTGTATTTTACTCTGAGAACAGAATAAAAAGAGATTCTATTATGCGGAAAGCCTTTCAGGGTGGAGGTGACAGAGTAAACTTTAGCAGAGAGCAGATGGAAGGCCTGAGGAGCAATATCAATTATTCTGTTGAAAAAGATAAGGCCAATCAAAAAACCTATTTTAAAGACAGAATAGGAAGGGATATTTATTCTTATGAGGAAGACAGACCTCTGAACTGGAAAATTTCTTCAGAAACGATGAAGATAGGAGAATATAAAGTTCAGAAGGCTGAAACTGATTTTGCAGGAAGAAAATGGACTGCCTGGTTTTCTACAGATTTACCTTACCAGGATGGGCCTTATAAATTTGGAGGACTTCCGGGACTGATTGTGAAAATTGAAGATGACAAAGGAGATTATTCTTTTGACCTGATGAAAAACTATAAGATTACTGAATCGCCAAGCCTGAATCAGTTTGGAAATATATTGAAAGTAAAAAGAGCAGATTATCTGAAGCAGCAGGAAAAATATAAAACAGATCCGATGTCATTTATGATGGCTCAGGGCGGCGGCGGTTCCGGTGGTATTTCTGCTCCAATTAGAGTTGGAGGCGGAGGAAGAGGCCCTGGCGGAGGCAATCAGAATCCGGCAGATATGAAAAAGAGAGTAGAAGAAAGAGTAAAAGAGGAAGCTAAGAAAAACAGTAATCCTATTGAGCTGAAATAA
- a CDS encoding GLPGLI family protein has protein sequence MRQRLLGFFVLLTTLFYGQTTRYIYETSVNPDSINLVSMKKERTFLDIKGARSLFISENKLIRDSLLASFKPEEKGSSRKEEKSFSKLKLKKPIEPTFFEYFIMKDIPEQKVHYYERAAGKPVYYQEDRPVKWEITNIVEKQNGYSAQKAIVNFGGRTWTAWFTKDIAISDGPYKFSGLPGLIVKLEDDKGDYKFDLVKKIMVNNAFEEAVNEEAKQSTRINFNGDKAALELEFNKNRRTMTAGNTNFTGGRHGGGIDGGGRSGGMHRGMGGENSNLSMQGSEIENLTMKHDVNQNPIELK, from the coding sequence ATGAGACAAAGATTACTTGGCTTTTTTGTGCTGTTAACAACACTGTTCTATGGGCAGACGACAAGATATATTTATGAAACATCTGTAAATCCGGACTCCATTAATCTGGTGAGTATGAAGAAGGAAAGGACTTTTTTGGATATTAAGGGGGCCCGGTCTTTATTTATCAGCGAAAATAAATTGATCAGAGATTCTCTTTTAGCGTCTTTTAAACCGGAAGAAAAGGGAAGCAGCAGAAAAGAGGAGAAAAGTTTTTCTAAACTCAAATTAAAGAAACCTATTGAACCCACTTTTTTTGAGTATTTTATCATGAAAGATATTCCGGAACAGAAAGTGCATTATTATGAAAGGGCAGCGGGAAAGCCTGTGTATTATCAGGAAGACAGACCTGTGAAATGGGAAATCACCAATATTGTGGAGAAACAAAATGGATATTCTGCTCAGAAAGCCATTGTTAATTTCGGAGGAAGAACCTGGACTGCGTGGTTTACAAAGGACATCGCTATTTCAGACGGCCCATACAAGTTTTCCGGATTGCCGGGATTGATTGTTAAGCTCGAAGATGACAAAGGAGACTATAAGTTTGATCTTGTTAAAAAAATTATGGTTAATAATGCATTTGAAGAAGCTGTAAATGAAGAAGCCAAACAAAGTACAAGAATTAATTTTAATGGAGATAAGGCAGCGCTGGAGTTAGAGTTTAATAAAAACAGGAGAACAATGACAGCCGGGAATACTAATTTCACCGGCGGAAGACACGGAGGCGGAATAGATGGAGGCGGCCGTTCGGGAGGAATGCACAGGGGAATGGGAGGCGAAAATAGTAATCTCTCTATGCAGGGTTCCGAAATAGAAAACTTAACAATGAAACATGATGTCAATCAAAACCCAATTGAATTAAAATAA
- a CDS encoding GNAT family N-acetyltransferase: MIATERLILRKPVKEDFERFFEINHDPGTNIHNPSGPMSFEKAESTFARMLEHWEKYNFGGWVIAEKDIPESTIGFGGLSYKLYGEEEKLNLGYRLACEAWGKGYATEFTKKAIDFGLNEENKEEILAIVRPSNIASVKVLEKAGMIQIGTLNDVPGQPESLVYRIQK, from the coding sequence ATGATAGCTACAGAAAGATTAATTTTAAGAAAACCTGTAAAAGAAGATTTTGAAAGATTCTTTGAAATTAATCATGATCCTGGGACCAATATTCATAATCCAAGCGGACCGATGAGTTTTGAAAAGGCAGAAAGCACATTTGCCAGAATGCTTGAGCATTGGGAAAAGTATAATTTCGGAGGCTGGGTGATTGCAGAAAAGGATATTCCCGAAAGCACAATAGGTTTTGGAGGACTGAGCTATAAACTCTATGGAGAAGAAGAAAAGCTGAATTTAGGTTATCGCCTGGCTTGCGAAGCATGGGGGAAAGGATACGCCACAGAGTTCACAAAGAAAGCTATAGATTTTGGGCTTAATGAGGAAAATAAAGAAGAAATACTCGCAATTGTCCGTCCCAGTAATATAGCTTCTGTTAAAGTTTTGGAAAAGGCAGGTATGATACAAATCGGGACCCTTAATGATGTCCCGGGTCAACCTGAAAGTTTAGTATATAGAATTCAAAAATAA
- the sufB gene encoding Fe-S cluster assembly protein SufB: protein MSKYTEDDLRVDLENKKYEFGWETKIDYEDFPIGLNEDIIRAISAKKEEPEWMTEWRLESFRIWLKMTEPTWANIKYEKPDFQAIRYYAAPKVKPELASLDEVDPELLKTFAKLGINIEEQKRLSGVAVDIVMDSVSVKTTFQETLMEKGIIFCSISEAIKNHPDLVRKYLGKVVPRGDNFYSALNSAVFSDGSFCYIPKGVKCPMELSTYFRINQAGTGQFERTLLIADEGSYVSYLEGCTAPSRDENQLHAAVVELIAMDNAEIKYSTVQNWYPGNEEGKGGVFNFVTKRGLCEKNAKISWTQVETGSAVTWKYPSCILKGDGSIGEFYSIAVTNNHQYADTGTKMIHIGKNTKSTIISKGISAGKSQNSYRGQVKVMPSAKGARNFSQCDSLLMGNECGAHTFPYIEIKDPTAQLEHEATTSKIGEDQIFYCNQRGIDTERAIALIVNGFSKEVLNKLPMEFAIEAQKLLEISLEGSVG from the coding sequence ATGAGTAAATATACTGAAGACGATTTAAGAGTCGATCTAGAAAATAAAAAATATGAGTTCGGTTGGGAAACCAAAATTGATTATGAAGATTTCCCGATTGGATTGAATGAAGATATCATCCGTGCCATCTCTGCTAAAAAAGAAGAACCGGAATGGATGACAGAATGGCGTCTGGAGTCTTTCAGAATCTGGCTTAAAATGACGGAACCGACGTGGGCCAACATTAAATATGAAAAACCTGATTTTCAGGCTATCCGTTATTATGCTGCTCCAAAAGTAAAACCGGAACTGGCAAGCTTAGATGAAGTAGATCCTGAATTATTAAAGACTTTTGCAAAACTGGGAATCAATATTGAGGAACAGAAAAGGCTTTCAGGAGTTGCTGTAGATATTGTAATGGACTCTGTTTCTGTAAAGACCACTTTCCAGGAAACACTGATGGAAAAAGGAATTATTTTCTGCTCCATCTCAGAAGCCATTAAAAACCACCCTGACCTGGTAAGAAAGTATCTTGGAAAAGTAGTTCCGAGAGGTGATAATTTTTACTCTGCACTGAACTCCGCGGTATTCTCTGACGGAAGTTTCTGTTATATTCCTAAAGGAGTAAAATGTCCAATGGAACTTTCAACATATTTCAGAATTAATCAGGCCGGAACAGGACAGTTTGAAAGAACGCTTCTGATTGCCGATGAGGGAAGTTATGTTTCTTATCTTGAAGGATGTACTGCACCGTCAAGAGATGAGAACCAGCTTCACGCCGCTGTAGTTGAACTGATTGCAATGGATAATGCTGAAATTAAATATTCAACGGTACAGAACTGGTATCCTGGAAATGAAGAAGGAAAAGGAGGCGTTTTCAATTTCGTAACGAAAAGAGGGCTTTGCGAGAAAAATGCAAAAATCTCATGGACACAGGTTGAAACTGGTTCTGCCGTAACCTGGAAATATCCTTCATGTATCCTGAAAGGTGACGGATCGATTGGAGAATTCTACTCTATCGCTGTAACCAATAATCATCAGTATGCTGATACAGGAACAAAGATGATCCACATCGGAAAAAATACGAAATCAACGATTATTTCCAAAGGGATCTCTGCCGGAAAATCTCAGAACTCATACAGAGGTCAGGTAAAAGTAATGCCTTCTGCCAAAGGAGCCAGAAACTTCTCTCAGTGTGACTCTCTGTTGATGGGTAATGAATGTGGGGCTCATACTTTCCCATATATTGAAATTAAAGATCCTACCGCTCAACTGGAACATGAGGCAACGACTTCAAAAATTGGTGAAGATCAGATCTTCTATTGTAACCAGAGAGGTATTGATACAGAAAGGGCCATTGCTTTGATTGTTAACGGTTTCAGCAAGGAGGTTTTAAATAAACTTCCGATGGAGTTTGCCATTGAAGCACAAAAACTATTGGAAATTTCATTGGAAGGATCAGTAGGGTAA
- a CDS encoding DUF3078 domain-containing protein, producing MKKLLLAASISVGIGVMAQETKTDAPAADTVKAWSIQGQNTLMLNQAAFSNWVGGGANNVGWLAGVNYNLTYEKGKDLWENIIILGYGQNNTKGIGTRKTQDVINLSTNYGREFAKNWYISGGMSLQTQFAAGYEDGNNPDAKKISNFMAPGYLNVGAGVTYRPNDNFTMTLRPANARWTFVLDKELQTAGTYGLKNDGDSSLFQFGFLGTAIYKLKIMENMSLINTASVFSNYLDHPERLVLGYSGILNMKINKFVSTNITLDLLYDHNQIQKTQLKQTLGVGFAYNIDNGRKRSDNKDNQSWLKK from the coding sequence ATGAAAAAACTTTTATTAGCTGCTTCCATATCTGTTGGAATCGGCGTAATGGCTCAGGAGACAAAGACAGATGCTCCTGCAGCTGATACCGTAAAAGCCTGGTCTATCCAGGGACAGAATACATTAATGCTGAACCAGGCTGCCTTTTCTAACTGGGTAGGGGGAGGAGCCAATAACGTTGGTTGGCTTGCCGGAGTAAATTACAATCTGACTTATGAGAAGGGTAAAGATCTTTGGGAAAACATTATCATTCTGGGATACGGGCAGAATAATACCAAAGGCATCGGAACCAGAAAAACCCAGGATGTTATTAATCTTTCCACGAACTATGGGCGTGAATTTGCTAAAAATTGGTATATTTCAGGCGGAATGAGCCTTCAGACGCAGTTTGCAGCAGGTTATGAAGATGGAAATAATCCGGATGCCAAGAAAATTTCAAACTTCATGGCCCCGGGATATCTTAATGTGGGGGCTGGTGTAACGTATCGTCCTAACGATAACTTTACCATGACTCTTCGTCCTGCCAACGCCCGCTGGACCTTTGTTCTGGATAAAGAGCTGCAGACTGCCGGAACCTATGGTCTGAAAAACGATGGCGACTCTTCTTTATTTCAGTTCGGTTTCTTAGGGACAGCCATCTATAAGCTTAAAATCATGGAAAATATGAGCTTGATCAATACAGCTTCTGTATTTTCCAATTACCTGGATCACCCTGAAAGATTGGTTCTTGGCTACAGCGGAATCCTCAATATGAAGATCAATAAATTTGTTTCTACCAATATTACGCTGGATCTTCTATACGACCACAACCAGATTCAGAAAACCCAGCTGAAACAGACACTGGGAGTTGGTTTTGCTTATAATATAGACAATGGTAGAAAACGTTCGGATAATAAAGATAACCAATCATGGTTAAAGAAATAA
- a CDS encoding HesB/IscA family protein, whose translation MIKVSDHAKEKAIQLMTEDGFNPFEDYIRVGVKSGGCSGLEYVLKFDNQKTDSDQIFEDNNIKIIVDKKSILYLAGTILEYSGGLNGKGFVFNNPNASRTCGCGESFSL comes from the coding sequence ATGATAAAAGTATCAGATCACGCAAAAGAAAAAGCCATCCAGCTGATGACAGAAGACGGCTTTAATCCTTTTGAAGATTATATAAGAGTAGGGGTTAAAAGTGGAGGATGTTCTGGTTTAGAGTATGTTTTGAAGTTTGACAACCAAAAAACAGATTCCGACCAGATTTTCGAGGACAATAACATTAAAATTATTGTAGATAAAAAATCGATCCTATATTTAGCAGGAACTATTCTTGAATATTCAGGAGGACTGAACGGAAAAGGGTTTGTTTTTAACAATCCTAATGCATCCAGAACATGTGGATGCGGCGAATCATTTAGTCTTTAG
- the ypfJ gene encoding KPN_02809 family neutral zinc metallopeptidase, with product MRWTDDRGGNVEDRRGSGGGGGGMIVGGGLGTLIIAAIVFFLGGDPSGILNSGSVQSSGSSQQRELTANEKKIGEMVDMMGKWNIITWDQIFKENNMEYKAPRIVLFEDATRSGCGPAQSAMGPFYCPADQTVYMDMSFFNELQQRFGAQVTEFTVAYVMAHEVGHHVQTLLGTTQKVDQLRRSGEYSEAQMNRVSVATELQADFYAGVWAKRIDQSRKVLEPGDIQSAIDAAQAVGDDNIQKRSQGYVNQESFTHGSSAQRKEWFMKGYNTGDIRQGNTFDELLK from the coding sequence ATGAGATGGACAGACGACAGAGGCGGAAACGTTGAAGACCGCCGTGGTTCCGGAGGTGGCGGAGGAGGAATGATTGTAGGAGGCGGACTCGGGACCTTAATAATAGCAGCCATTGTTTTTTTCCTGGGAGGTGATCCTTCCGGTATACTGAATTCCGGCAGCGTACAGTCTTCCGGCAGTTCCCAGCAAAGAGAGCTTACAGCCAATGAAAAAAAGATCGGGGAAATGGTAGATATGATGGGAAAATGGAACATCATTACCTGGGATCAGATCTTTAAAGAAAACAATATGGAATATAAAGCTCCGAGGATTGTTCTTTTCGAAGATGCTACCCGTTCAGGATGCGGTCCTGCACAATCGGCTATGGGACCATTTTACTGTCCTGCCGATCAGACGGTGTATATGGATATGAGTTTCTTCAATGAACTTCAGCAGCGGTTCGGGGCACAGGTAACCGAATTTACAGTAGCTTATGTAATGGCCCATGAAGTAGGACACCACGTACAAACTCTACTGGGAACTACCCAGAAAGTAGATCAGTTAAGAAGAAGTGGAGAATATTCTGAAGCCCAGATGAATCGTGTTTCAGTAGCCACTGAACTACAGGCTGATTTTTATGCAGGGGTATGGGCGAAAAGAATAGACCAATCCAGAAAAGTTCTGGAGCCCGGAGACATTCAGTCTGCCATTGATGCTGCCCAAGCTGTTGGAGATGACAATATTCAGAAAAGATCTCAGGGATATGTAAACCAGGAAAGCTTTACCCACGGCTCTTCCGCACAGCGTAAAGAATGGTTTATGAAAGGATATAATACCGGAGATATCAGACAGGGCAATACATTTGATGAGCTTTTGAAATAA
- a CDS encoding DUF3078 domain-containing protein, translating to MKKFLLILSFSIGIYTSAQEELKKDSVVTDTVKYWSVLGKNNLMINQAAFSNWVGGGANNVGWLAGVNYNITYEKDKDLWENIIVMDYGQNDTKGVGVRKTQDVINISTNYGRKFSKSWYFSLGAGFQSQFSSGYEDGNNPEAKKISNFMAPGYLNLGMGITYRPNDNLTVTLRPTNARWTFVLDKNLQLAGNYGLKNDGDSSLLQFGFLGTALYKVKLMENVSISNTASVFSNYLDHPERLVLAYGAVLNLKVNKYISSNITLDLLYDHNQIQKTQLKQTLGIGFGYTLNNGVKRSDRKDSQWWLKK from the coding sequence TAGGGATCTATACAAGTGCACAAGAAGAATTGAAAAAAGATTCGGTAGTGACAGATACCGTTAAATACTGGTCGGTTTTAGGAAAAAACAATTTAATGATCAATCAGGCGGCCTTTTCAAACTGGGTTGGCGGGGGAGCCAATAATGTAGGCTGGCTTGCCGGGGTAAACTATAATATCACGTATGAAAAAGACAAAGATCTTTGGGAAAATATTATCGTGATGGATTACGGCCAGAATGATACAAAAGGAGTAGGAGTAAGGAAAACACAGGACGTCATCAATATTTCAACCAATTACGGGAGGAAATTTTCTAAGAGCTGGTATTTTTCTTTAGGTGCCGGCTTCCAATCTCAGTTTTCTTCAGGATATGAAGACGGCAACAACCCGGAAGCAAAGAAAATCTCAAACTTCATGGCTCCGGGATACCTTAATCTCGGTATGGGTATCACCTACAGACCAAATGATAATCTGACTGTAACGCTTCGTCCTACCAATGCCAGATGGACCTTTGTGTTAGATAAAAATCTTCAGCTTGCAGGAAATTATGGTTTGAAAAATGATGGCGATTCTTCATTGCTTCAGTTCGGTTTCCTGGGAACAGCTTTGTATAAGGTAAAACTTATGGAAAATGTAAGCATCAGCAATACTGCTTCCGTCTTTTCAAACTATCTGGATCATCCGGAAAGACTGGTTCTTGCCTATGGAGCAGTATTAAATCTGAAGGTTAATAAATATATCTCGTCCAACATTACCTTGGATTTGTTGTACGATCATAATCAGATTCAGAAAACACAGCTTAAGCAGACCTTGGGCATTGGTTTCGGATATACTCTGAATAACGGAGTAAAACGTTCGGATCGTAAGGACAGCCAATGGTGGCTTAAGAAATAA
- a CDS encoding glutathionylspermidine synthase family protein, with protein MERIQSPFRKNWQHKLENLGFGYHSLDGLYWDESHYYQLSSEEVNKIETATSELWQMCLEAVDYIIEKNLWAKFNIPEWFRKYIITSWEEDHPSVYGRFDFGFDGKNLKLLEFNADTPTSLYEASVIQWYWLQEMYPYKDQFNSIHEKLVAYWSYLKKYMNPHHIYFASLTNIEDVTNVEYMRDCASQAGFDTEFIPVQDIGWADEAAEFIAGDHSIMEYIFKLYPYEWILQDGFGEKLVKNDFRSQWIEPAWKILLSSKAILPVLWEMYPGHPYLLEAYFEQRHLKDFAKKPIYSREGANVTLTRNHIPVEQNSGVYGKEGFIYQQLFDLPAFEGNYPVIGSWVIGQEPAGIGIRESIHLITNNQSRFVPHLIG; from the coding sequence ATGGAAAGAATTCAGTCACCATTCAGAAAAAACTGGCAACATAAGCTGGAAAATCTGGGATTCGGATACCATTCTCTGGACGGCCTTTATTGGGATGAAAGCCATTATTATCAGTTGAGTTCAGAAGAAGTTAATAAGATCGAAACGGCAACTTCGGAATTATGGCAGATGTGTCTGGAAGCCGTGGATTATATTATTGAAAAAAATCTCTGGGCCAAATTCAATATCCCTGAATGGTTCCGGAAGTATATCATCACAAGCTGGGAAGAAGATCACCCTTCCGTATATGGAAGATTTGATTTTGGATTTGACGGAAAGAACCTGAAACTGCTGGAGTTTAATGCGGATACACCCACTTCGCTGTATGAAGCATCGGTGATACAATGGTACTGGCTTCAGGAGATGTACCCGTATAAAGATCAGTTTAATTCCATTCATGAAAAACTGGTTGCTTATTGGAGCTATCTTAAAAAATACATGAATCCGCATCATATTTATTTTGCCTCGCTTACCAATATTGAAGACGTAACGAATGTGGAATATATGCGAGATTGTGCTTCTCAGGCAGGATTTGATACGGAATTTATTCCTGTTCAGGATATCGGCTGGGCGGATGAAGCCGCAGAGTTTATTGCCGGAGACCATTCCATCATGGAATATATTTTTAAACTTTACCCCTATGAATGGATTCTTCAGGACGGTTTTGGAGAAAAATTAGTGAAAAACGATTTCAGATCGCAATGGATTGAGCCTGCCTGGAAAATCCTGCTCTCGTCGAAAGCGATTCTGCCTGTACTCTGGGAAATGTATCCCGGGCATCCTTATCTGCTTGAGGCTTATTTTGAACAGAGACATCTGAAAGATTTTGCTAAAAAACCAATTTATTCAAGAGAAGGAGCCAACGTTACCCTCACCAGAAATCATATTCCGGTTGAGCAGAATTCAGGAGTGTACGGTAAAGAAGGTTTTATTTATCAGCAATTGTTTGATCTTCCTGCTTTTGAAGGAAATTATCCGGTCATAGGAAGTTGGGTCATAGGACAGGAGCCTGCCGGTATCGGGATCAGGGAAAGTATTCACCTAATCACCAATAACCAGAGCCGTTTTGTACCTCACCTTATCGGTTAA
- the sufC gene encoding Fe-S cluster assembly ATPase SufC, translated as MLEIKNLHAKIEDGAEILKGINLEIKPGEVHAIMGPNGAGKSTLSSVIAGKEDYEVTDGEILFEGEEISEDAPEERAHKGIFLSFQYPVEIPGVSVTNFIKAALNENRKANGLEDMPAKEMLALIREKSEKLGIKKDFLSRSLNEGFSGGEKKRNEIFQMMMLNPKLAILDETDSGLDIDALRIVADGVNHFKNEGNAVLLITHYQRLLNYIQPDFVHVLADGKIIKTGDKSLALELEEKGYDWLLN; from the coding sequence ATGTTAGAAATTAAAAACCTTCACGCCAAAATTGAAGATGGCGCAGAAATATTAAAAGGTATTAATCTTGAAATAAAACCGGGTGAAGTTCACGCGATTATGGGGCCAAACGGAGCCGGTAAATCTACCCTTTCTTCTGTCATTGCAGGAAAAGAAGATTATGAGGTAACTGACGGAGAAATTCTTTTCGAAGGAGAGGAAATCAGCGAAGACGCCCCTGAAGAAAGAGCACACAAAGGAATTTTCCTTTCTTTCCAGTATCCTGTAGAAATTCCAGGAGTTTCTGTAACGAACTTCATCAAAGCAGCTTTGAATGAAAACAGAAAAGCAAACGGACTGGAAGATATGCCTGCTAAAGAAATGCTTGCCCTGATCCGTGAAAAATCTGAAAAACTAGGTATCAAGAAAGACTTCCTTTCAAGATCTCTGAACGAAGGATTCTCAGGAGGAGAAAAGAAAAGAAATGAAATTTTCCAGATGATGATGCTTAATCCTAAACTGGCTATTCTTGATGAAACCGATTCAGGATTAGACATTGATGCTTTAAGAATTGTTGCAGATGGTGTTAATCATTTTAAAAATGAAGGAAACGCAGTACTTTTGATCACTCACTATCAAAGATTGCTTAACTATATTCAGCCTGATTTTGTTCACGTTCTGGCAGACGGAAAGATCATCAAAACCGGTGATAAGTCTCTGGCATTAGAACTTGAAGAAAAAGGTTACGACTGGCTTCTTAACTAA